ATTCCTAAAGACACTAAAGTCAATCAAAAAGAAGTTTGCCTTATGTACGAGAACTACAAGGCTACAAAAGAGAATATTGTTTTCCATCAACAAGACGGCAGATGGTTACGTATAAACATGGTACGGGAGTATTTCAAAGAAGTATGTAAGCGCGCAGGAGAGTTCCTGTCCTCTCACCTCATGCCTTACGTCACACCCATGCTGTTCATCTTTTGGAATCGGGCGCAAATATAAAATACGTGTCCGAGAGACTCGGACACGCAAGTGTTAAAGTAACCGCTGATACATATCTTCACGTCACCAAGAAGATCGAGGATGACGCTTTGAGTCAGTACGAACGGTATGTTCAATTTTAAAAATCGGGCAAACCGTAGTTCCGAAGCCGAAAACCCTTGATACAACAAGGTTAACCAATAGACCCTTCCATCTCGAACTTGATTAAAAGCACTTAAAACAGCATTAAACAACATCCAAAAAAGCCCCTTCAACTATTGATATAAAGCGTTTTGGAAATTATTTCAAACTGTTATTATAAACTAAACTTTGCACGAACTTTGCACGTTTTTGGCATGGTAATTGGACCTTAAAAACATTTAGGAACGGGTTAAAGCTTGAGAACCCACAGTTTGCGCTGTGGGTTTTTATCTCCAAAATATCCTTTATCCATAAGCTAGGTTCCTTGACCCAGTCCTTATACTGTTCTTTGGCTTGTTCAACAATTGCATTTGTCAACAACTTAAGTTGCCCACCGGTAATTTTCTCACTAATTAACACCATTTTAACTACAAGATTTACCTTTGAAGGGACCTTTCATTCTTCTACTCTTCGATATCATACCCACCTTTAAGAATGAACTCCTGAAGCAAATTGTGTACTCTTATGTTGATCTTAAATGGTGGTATTTTTACGTTTTCCAATTTTTCAAAGTATTCCTTTGCCTTGACTTTGTCTACGGAAGCCTTCAAATCATCAAAGCGACCAAACTCATTGATATTTGCCTTATTTACATTTGCAGCCAAAAAATTGCGGAGTTTCATTTCATCAACTCCCAAGATTCGTGAAATACTTTGGATTTGGTCATTCTTTGCCTTGAACTGATATTCAGTGATATAATCCCTGAAAGTTTTACCGTTTTCCATCCTGGCATTTCCGCTTGCTACTTCGTGAAGGAATATGTTTGCATACTTTTGTTCTTCCTGCGTCAACGTGGCGAATGACTTATGCAAATCATCAAGCGTCTTCCTCATTTCAGCTTCATCTACATCATCTTGTGTAAGGATTTTCAGAAACTTTTCAAATCGCGAGTTCATATAGTCCGAGTCGATTTTCCCGGTATCAATCTCCGTTAGGTAACCATCAATCTCGAACGGAACATCGTCACCACCACCACCACCGCCGCTGCCGCCAAACAGCTCTTTATAACGCATCGCCAAAACCAAATAGGTGTTTTCATCTAGTTTCATATCGACTTTAGTCTTTGGCTTTCCACTGCCATGGCTGAACGGGTACGTTGACTGATTCCATGTAAAGCCTTGAATTTTTGCAGCTTCCAGATAGTCGTTGAATGATTTGAAGAGTGATGCAAATTTCCCACGCTCCGAACGGTCATCCGGCAGCTTTTCAAAGTTCAGAATCCCGGAACGGGTGAACAGCTCGCTGATGTCATCAAAAATTGCATTCAGCTTGTTTAGATTGTACTCAAGCTTTTCTACAAATAATCCAATAGGCTTATCCCCAGAATAGAGCTTCACAGCTTTTTCTATGTTTTGTTCCATCGTATGCGGATATCTGTAGTATCGTATGGTTCCAAAAGGCTTTTCTGGGCCAAACAGACGATTTGTACGGGAGAATGCTTGGATGATATTTTCATACCGAAGCTTCTTATCCATATAAAGCGTGTTAATCCACTTGGAGTCGAAGCCTGTCAGCATCTGGTCGACTACAATCAGAAGATCGAGCTGCTTTTCCGGCGTTCTTTCAATCAATTTATATTGCTCTTTGTGAGCAAGCCGTGCAGCGATGTCTTTTTTCAGCTTATCGTAGCTCTTCAGACTAAATTTCTGCTCATATCTAGCGTTGTAATCCTCGATTATTTCAACTAGACCGTTCTCCTTAAAGGCAACTCCGCCGTTATTGTCGATGCTTGGGTCAAATAGGCAAGTAACCTTTAATGTTGGCATGGCTTTTTTTATCAACCTATAATAAATGATTGCCTCTGGTATGCTACTTGTAGCAAAGATTGCGTGGAACTTGCTATTATGACTTAATGTCACCCAGTTGTCAGCAATGTCCTTAACAACCATGTTCTCATGTTCTTCTGTATGATATTGGGATGTCGACAAATAGTCCTCTATTCCTTTGACATACTTTCCGTCATCACCGATATAGCCCGCCATTTTTACTTGAGAAGAATCCATGTATTTATAAAAGATTGCACTCTTTTTTGGATCAGCAAGGGCTTCTTCAACGGTAGCCGCTTTTGCCTGCTCCCTAGCAACAGCCTGCCGAACATCTCTATCTCTGTAGGTCAACACTTTGTAAGGGTCAAATCCAAGGACATTCTTATCACTAATACCATCGGCAATGCTGTATCTATGCAGCTCGTCACCGAAGATGGTTGAGGTGGTGTTCATTTTCTTTTGGTTTTCATCCTGAATCGGCGTTCCTGTAAATCCAAAGAAAACGGCAGACGGGAAAGAGCACTTTATATCCGTTAGCATTTCTCCGAATGTAGAGCGATGCGCTTCATCGACAATAAAGACGATTCTCTTAGAACTCATCATCTCAATATCATGAGCATTTAAGCCGCCCTCTTCGTCTCTGATATTGCTCATCTTCTGGATAGAGGTGACTATAAGCGTATTTGCCGGGTCTTCGCTTTTTAGTTTTGAAATTAAAGTAATGGTGTTTTCCGTTGCCTGAACGGACTCATTTTCATCTGCAAAACCTTGATACTCTTTCAAGGACTGCGTACCAAGTTCAATTCTGTCCATCAGGAAGATAACCTTATCTGCATCTTTGGAGTTTGCAATCAGCTGCGCCGACTTGAAGCTTGTCATCGTCTTGCCGGAGCCTGTGGTATGCCAAACATATCCGCCAAGCCTGTCGCGACCATCCCAGTTGGTTTTGGAAACACGGTCAGAAATGGCGTTTGCTGCGTAGTATTGATAGCTGCGCATGACTTTCAGTACACCATCGGTATCATCGGCGACGGTGTAAAAGCCGATAAGCTGGTGTGCCATCGGAATGGAAAGCAATGAAGAAGCAATATCTTTCCAGTCATTGATAGGCTCGTTATTAAAATCTGCCCAATGAAAATAAAAATCCTTATTGAACTTTCCGTCCATTCCAGGATTGGCGAAATAAACTGTTTCTGCCGGTTCCATAGCAACAAATATCTGAATCAGCGCAAATATGCCTGTGAAAATCCCTTCATCGGAGTATTTTTCTATCTGGTTATATGCCTGGCTGACCGAAACGCCACTGCGCTTCAGCTCGATGTGAATAACCGGCATACCGTTGATCAAGAGCAGCAAATCACCGCGACGGTCATTTAATATTTTGGACTTGCTCTTAAATTTTGGCTGCTGTGCAATTTGATAGCGGCTTTGTCCCGCAGCGATTTCACGTCGGTCATAAATCTTGAGGCTGACCTCTTTCCCGAAGTGCAGAGTGTCATCGGGGTTATCACGGGTAATGGCAACAGTTCTACCGTTGATAAAGCCGTTTAGTTTTAAAGGCGTCCGCAGTGTGGTGATCTGCTCCATAATCTGTTGCATCTCTCCGCTTGTCAGAGGGTAATCATTCAAACGGTCGATACCTCTGTTGTTTTCAAAGAGAATATCCGCCCAGTTTTTTA
The nucleotide sequence above comes from Brevibacillus laterosporus LMG 15441. Encoded proteins:
- a CDS encoding type I restriction endonuclease subunit R, with amino-acid sequence MVFDKELDFEESLIEVLSHKGWEPEVLKYPTEEYLLKNWADILFENNRGIDRLNDYPLTSGEMQQIMEQITTLRTPLKLNGFINGRTVAITRDNPDDTLHFGKEVSLKIYDRREIAAGQSRYQIAQQPKFKSKSKILNDRRGDLLLLINGMPVIHIELKRSGVSVSQAYNQIEKYSDEGIFTGIFALIQIFVAMEPAETVYFANPGMDGKFNKDFYFHWADFNNEPINDWKDIASSLLSIPMAHQLIGFYTVADDTDGVLKVMRSYQYYAANAISDRVSKTNWDGRDRLGGYVWHTTGSGKTMTSFKSAQLIANSKDADKVIFLMDRIELGTQSLKEYQGFADENESVQATENTITLISKLKSEDPANTLIVTSIQKMSNIRDEEGGLNAHDIEMMSSKRIVFIVDEAHRSTFGEMLTDIKCSFPSAVFFGFTGTPIQDENQKKMNTTSTIFGDELHRYSIADGISDKNVLGFDPYKVLTYRDRDVRQAVAREQAKAATVEEALADPKKSAIFYKYMDSSQVKMAGYIGDDGKYVKGIEDYLSTSQYHTEEHENMVVKDIADNWVTLSHNSKFHAIFATSSIPEAIIYYRLIKKAMPTLKVTCLFDPSIDNNGGVAFKENGLVEIIEDYNARYEQKFSLKSYDKLKKDIAARLAHKEQYKLIERTPEKQLDLLIVVDQMLTGFDSKWINTLYMDKKLRYENIIQAFSRTNRLFGPEKPFGTIRYYRYPHTMEQNIEKAVKLYSGDKPIGLFVEKLEYNLNKLNAIFDDISELFTRSGILNFEKLPDDRSERGKFASLFKSFNDYLEAAKIQGFTWNQSTYPFSHGSGKPKTKVDMKLDENTYLVLAMRYKELFGGSGGGGGGDDVPFEIDGYLTEIDTGKIDSDYMNSRFEKFLKILTQDDVDEAEMRKTLDDLHKSFATLTQEEQKYANIFLHEVASGNARMENGKTFRDYITEYQFKAKNDQIQSISRILGVDEMKLRNFLAANVNKANINEFGRFDDLKASVDKVKAKEYFEKLENVKIPPFKINIRVHNLLQEFILKGGYDIEE